The following proteins come from a genomic window of Vallitaleaceae bacterium 9-2:
- a CDS encoding tape measure protein, producing MATLMNTLQLTDGNLPAIRKMDQSIDVMTGKFQAIQKITQNFVNVEVIQSARQEINMLEEATQESCGYMEKLKKTMGDLKVGEGVQKVMNLSDKMVQTTAKLNMANDGQQSTAELQDMIYQSANRSGTSYEANAGAVASLAEGPGGTFSDNGETIAFVEAFNKSMALAGASQEQMDSTRTELVQALGSGALGGDDFSSIFANVPQAVQMIADYMDVPIEQMNTLADQGAITGDVVKGALLSSMTDIDTEFEAMPMTFEQATNLIKNKALKAFEPIFQQISSFIQTDSFQQIINGIIVGLMMIVSVASTLFGMLQAGAAFVIDNWSWFQYIVLGLVLAFVAYNTHALVTNALMGIQAAKAGILAGAQMLQTGSTLAAKTAQDGLNLSLYACPITWIILAIIALVLIIYLVVAAINYFAGTAISATGIIAGTFMWLFALIGNIAIGFINSTIQFFMTYFVEPFVRIIEFILNVFNGGFDSFGDGVANLIGQIISWFLSLGKVVTTIIDAIFGTDWTDGLNSLQKEVGSWGKNNNAITLETRDYKIDHRFDMTDAYGKGYDAGENFEQNFDMGKFTDGMFGDKNPYENEDPYNNENPFTNSQDDIYETSNNTARMADTMDVAEEDLTYLRDLAEQDVINRFTTAEIKVDMGGITNQVSGEQDLDGMVEYLENTLYETMAVASEGVHE from the coding sequence ATGGCAACATTAATGAATACATTACAACTAACAGATGGTAATCTTCCGGCAATAAGAAAAATGGATCAGTCGATCGATGTGATGACAGGCAAATTTCAAGCTATTCAAAAAATAACACAGAATTTTGTAAACGTAGAAGTTATTCAATCGGCAAGACAAGAAATCAATATGTTAGAAGAAGCAACCCAAGAATCATGTGGATATATGGAAAAACTTAAAAAGACGATGGGAGATTTAAAGGTTGGCGAAGGCGTACAAAAAGTGATGAACCTGTCAGACAAAATGGTCCAAACGACAGCGAAGTTGAATATGGCGAATGACGGTCAACAAAGTACGGCAGAACTTCAAGATATGATTTATCAATCTGCCAATCGATCGGGGACATCCTATGAGGCGAATGCTGGTGCGGTTGCTTCGTTAGCAGAAGGACCCGGAGGCACCTTTTCAGATAACGGAGAAACGATTGCTTTTGTAGAAGCATTTAACAAATCCATGGCGCTTGCCGGAGCTAGCCAAGAACAGATGGATTCAACGCGTACAGAGCTAGTGCAGGCGTTGGGATCAGGCGCATTAGGTGGAGATGATTTTAGCTCGATATTTGCCAATGTGCCCCAAGCTGTTCAGATGATTGCCGACTATATGGATGTCCCTATAGAACAGATGAATACTTTAGCAGACCAAGGGGCGATAACAGGCGATGTCGTCAAAGGCGCGTTACTTTCGTCGATGACAGATATAGATACGGAATTTGAAGCTATGCCTATGACGTTTGAACAAGCAACAAATCTAATTAAAAATAAAGCGTTGAAAGCCTTTGAACCTATATTTCAACAGATATCAAGTTTTATCCAAACGGATTCTTTTCAACAGATTATTAATGGTATTATTGTTGGATTAATGATGATCGTTTCTGTTGCATCTACATTATTTGGAATGTTGCAAGCGGGGGCAGCATTTGTTATTGATAATTGGTCTTGGTTTCAATACATTGTACTTGGTCTTGTTTTGGCTTTTGTTGCATATAATACGCATGCTTTAGTAACGAATGCTTTAATGGGTATTCAAGCTGCAAAAGCTGGGATTTTGGCTGGAGCACAGATGCTCCAAACGGGTTCAACACTTGCAGCTAAAACTGCTCAAGATGGACTTAATTTATCGTTATATGCATGTCCGATAACTTGGATTATTTTAGCAATTATAGCATTAGTGCTTATTATTTATCTCGTAGTTGCAGCAATTAATTATTTTGCAGGAACTGCGATTAGCGCTACAGGGATCATTGCAGGTACATTTATGTGGTTATTTGCTCTTATTGGGAATATAGCCATTGGATTTATTAATAGTACTATTCAATTTTTTATGACATACTTCGTGGAACCGTTTGTTAGAATCATAGAATTTATTCTAAATGTCTTTAACGGAGGTTTTGACAGTTTTGGAGACGGGGTGGCAAATTTAATAGGTCAAATTATATCATGGTTCTTATCCTTGGGAAAGGTTGTAACCACTATTATTGATGCTATATTTGGTACCGATTGGACAGACGGACTTAACTCTTTACAAAAAGAAGTAGGTTCATGGGGCAAGAATAACAATGCAATAACTCTAGAAACAAGAGACTATAAAATTGATCATAGATTTGATATGACAGATGCATATGGAAAAGGATATGATGCAGGGGAAAATTTTGAGCAAAACTTTGACATGGGAAAATTCACAGATGGAATGTTTGGTGATAAAAATCCTTATGAAAATGAGGATCCTTATAACAATGAAAATCCTTTTACAAATAGTCAAGATGATATCTATGAAACATCAAATAACACTGCAAGAATGGCAGACACTATGGATGTGGCAGAAGAGGACCTTACATATTTACGTGACCTAGCAGAACAAGATGTCATTAATCGATTTACAACGGCAGAGATCAAAGTAGACATGGGTGGCATCACCAACCAAGTCAGTGGAGAACAAGACCTAGATGGAATGGTTGAATATTTGGAAAATACACTTTACGAGACAATGGCTGTAGCTAGCGAGGGGGTGCATGAATAA
- a CDS encoding helix-turn-helix transcriptional regulator, with the protein MAIINERIKNRRLSLHMTLAEVANYLGVKEATAQRYESGEIKNIKHETIVELAKLFQCHPAYLMGWDDSPSDDIQTIAAHHDSEDWSDEELEEIEAFKAFVKSKRKK; encoded by the coding sequence ATGGCTATTATAAATGAACGAATAAAAAATCGAAGATTGTCTTTACATATGACACTTGCTGAAGTTGCTAATTATTTGGGCGTAAAGGAAGCTACTGCACAAAGATATGAAAGTGGAGAAATAAAAAATATCAAGCATGAGACAATCGTTGAATTGGCAAAACTTTTTCAATGTCATCCAGCATATCTTATGGGATGGGATGATTCCCCCAGTGATGATATTCAAACAATTGCCGCTCATCATGATAGCGAAGATTGGAGCGATGAAGAATTAGAAGAGATAGAAGCCTTTAAAGCGTTTGTAAAAAGCAAACGCAAAAAATAA
- a CDS encoding LysM peptidoglycan-binding domain-containing protein encodes MAYIFEMDGVALPVAPSKMQMKIKNKNKTINLINDGEVNILKSAGLTDISFTVMIPHVEYPFGYYPDKFKPAYYYLSKFKELKKNKKPFRFNVYRNKIMGAKVFGTTMLVSIEDYAIEENAADGQSVNVSINLKEWKPYKTKVVAISKKNEENVATIQTTRETGSAPKPKTYTVKQGDTLWNISKKNLGQGAKYREIASLNNIANPNLIFPGQVLTMPIEEVSQ; translated from the coding sequence ATGGCATATATTTTTGAAATGGATGGTGTGGCCTTACCGGTCGCACCGTCCAAAATGCAGATGAAAATCAAAAATAAAAACAAAACAATCAATCTCATCAATGATGGAGAGGTGAATATATTAAAATCAGCTGGTTTGACAGATATTTCTTTTACAGTGATGATTCCGCATGTAGAATATCCCTTCGGATACTATCCGGATAAATTCAAGCCGGCTTATTACTATCTAAGCAAATTTAAAGAATTAAAAAAGAATAAAAAGCCTTTTCGATTTAATGTGTACCGCAATAAGATCATGGGGGCAAAAGTCTTTGGAACAACTATGCTTGTGTCCATTGAAGATTACGCTATTGAAGAAAATGCGGCAGATGGGCAATCAGTGAATGTCTCTATTAACCTAAAAGAATGGAAGCCTTATAAAACAAAGGTGGTAGCTATATCCAAGAAAAATGAAGAAAACGTTGCAACCATTCAGACAACACGTGAAACTGGATCTGCGCCAAAGCCAAAGACATACACCGTTAAACAAGGCGATACACTTTGGAATATCTCAAAGAAAAACCTTGGTCAGGGAGCTAAGTACAGAGAGATTGCATCCTTAAACAACATCGCAAACCCAAATTTGATCTTTCCAGGGCAAGTCTTAACAATGCCTATTGAGGAGGTGAGTCAATGA
- a CDS encoding phage tail sheath family protein: protein MALGGGTFVLQNKVLPGTYINFISSMKASATLSERGVAVLPVELDWGVDGEVFTVTVEEFQKDALKIFGYDYTHEKLKGLVDLFKNIRVGHFYKLMNGGSAASNLYCDAKYKGVRGNDLIIVVKVNTDDNTKVDVQTYLGTTLVDEQTVLANTDHLVDNDYVQWKANVELLETAGLELTGAVNGIEATGVEYQAALDAFEAYNFHTFGCLSTVPEIVDLVVQWTKRLRDTVGMKFQTVVYRTSSADYEGVISVENTVTDSNARPSSLVYWVTGSAAGTPVNKSQTNKIYDGGFNVDSRYTQLQLEEAIQEGKFVFHKVGDDIKVLDDINTFVSVTDSKSGDFSSNQTIRVFDQIANDIGVVFNTKYLGHVPNDADGRISLWNDIVKHHQTLQGIRAIENFEPNDVSVEAGDTKKAVVISDKVTPVNAMAQLYMTVVVE, encoded by the coding sequence ATGGCACTTGGTGGTGGTACGTTTGTCCTTCAAAACAAAGTGTTACCTGGAACGTATATTAATTTTATTAGTTCCATGAAAGCTTCAGCAACATTATCAGAACGAGGTGTGGCAGTTTTGCCTGTAGAACTGGATTGGGGGGTTGATGGTGAAGTCTTTACGGTGACAGTAGAAGAGTTTCAAAAGGACGCATTAAAGATTTTTGGATATGATTATACACATGAAAAACTAAAAGGACTCGTTGATTTATTTAAAAATATTCGAGTAGGGCACTTTTACAAATTGATGAATGGAGGTAGTGCTGCATCAAACCTCTATTGTGATGCAAAATATAAAGGTGTGCGTGGTAACGATTTGATTATTGTTGTCAAAGTTAATACAGATGATAACACCAAGGTTGATGTGCAAACCTACCTTGGCACAACTTTAGTCGATGAGCAAACGGTTCTTGCAAATACAGATCACCTTGTCGACAATGACTATGTACAGTGGAAGGCAAATGTTGAGCTTTTGGAAACAGCAGGTCTTGAGCTTACTGGGGCGGTTAATGGCATTGAAGCGACGGGAGTAGAATATCAAGCGGCACTTGATGCGTTTGAAGCCTATAATTTTCACACCTTTGGCTGCTTATCAACAGTACCTGAGATTGTTGACCTTGTGGTGCAATGGACAAAGCGATTACGCGATACAGTTGGAATGAAGTTTCAAACGGTTGTATATCGTACGTCGTCAGCTGATTATGAAGGCGTCATTAGTGTGGAAAATACTGTTACAGATTCCAATGCACGTCCGTCGTCACTGGTTTATTGGGTGACAGGTTCAGCGGCAGGGACGCCGGTAAATAAAAGTCAAACAAATAAAATATATGATGGTGGATTCAACGTGGACAGTCGCTACACACAACTTCAGTTGGAAGAAGCCATTCAAGAGGGTAAGTTCGTTTTCCATAAAGTGGGTGATGATATTAAAGTGTTAGATGATATCAATACTTTTGTTAGTGTAACAGATTCAAAATCAGGAGATTTTAGTAGCAACCAAACGATTCGAGTCTTTGACCAAATTGCAAATGATATTGGTGTAGTGTTTAATACGAAATACTTAGGGCATGTTCCAAATGATGCAGATGGACGTATTAGTCTGTGGAACGATATTGTTAAGCATCATCAAACACTTCAAGGGATTCGTGCAATCGAAAACTTTGAACCCAATGATGTCAGTGTTGAAGCTGGAGATACAAAAAAAGCAGTCGTTATTAGCGATAAAGTGACACCGGTTAATGCAATGGCACAATTATATATGACAGTAGTTGTTGAATAA
- a CDS encoding ImmA/IrrE family metallo-endopeptidase: protein MTYEELMIDSDIDDIYELNMRTKGLYADGVIGISKHIETTTEKACILAEEIGHYHTSHGDILDQTSIANRKQELRARAWGYEKLIPLHMIIEAHKARCHGRLELAEYLGVTEEFLIETIEYYKRKLGLFYRIDKKYIITFEPLGVFEQF from the coding sequence ATGACTTATGAGGAATTGATGATCGACAGTGATATTGATGATATCTATGAATTGAATATGAGAACAAAAGGTCTCTATGCAGACGGCGTTATCGGCATTAGCAAGCACATAGAAACAACTACAGAAAAAGCTTGTATTTTAGCTGAAGAAATCGGTCACTACCATACATCACATGGTGACATTCTTGATCAAACGTCTATAGCCAATCGGAAGCAGGAATTACGTGCTAGAGCTTGGGGTTATGAAAAACTTATCCCACTGCATATGATTATTGAAGCACATAAAGCTCGTTGCCATGGTCGCTTAGAATTAGCCGAATATCTTGGGGTGACTGAGGAGTTTTTAATAGAGACTATCGAATATTACAAGCGTAAACTTGGCTTGTTTTATCGTATAGATAAAAAGTATATAATAACGTTTGAGCCATTGGGAGTGTTCGAACAATTTTGA
- a CDS encoding phage tail tube protein, protein MANFMNAKDAISASLAKCFVTIEGNRYEFMQAINLEASVEKTKTEVPILGKTGKGNKATGWTGSGNATFHYNTSIFRSLLKRYKDKGEDVYFDIQVTNEDPTSGVGRQTVILKDCNLDGGILTKFDADAEYLDEAIDFTFEDFEIPEEFISLSGMQ, encoded by the coding sequence ATGGCAAATTTTATGAATGCAAAGGATGCAATTAGTGCGTCTTTGGCTAAATGTTTCGTGACAATCGAAGGAAACCGTTACGAATTCATGCAGGCAATCAACTTAGAGGCAAGTGTTGAGAAGACAAAAACGGAAGTACCTATTTTAGGAAAAACAGGGAAAGGAAATAAAGCAACAGGATGGACTGGAAGCGGAAACGCAACATTCCATTATAATACAAGTATCTTTAGATCCTTACTAAAGCGATATAAAGACAAGGGTGAGGATGTATATTTTGATATTCAAGTAACCAACGAAGATCCGACATCTGGTGTAGGACGACAAACGGTCATCTTAAAAGACTGTAACTTGGATGGCGGGATTTTGACTAAATTTGACGCGGATGCAGAATATTTAGATGAAGCAATCGACTTTACATTTGAAGATTTTGAGATTCCGGAAGAGTTTATATCCTTATCAGGGATGCAGTAA
- a CDS encoding DUF2577 domain-containing protein, whose translation MPNLIEIIKQASVEAIEASNPTAFVYGTVVSASPLKINLEQRLTLDASHLILTTLVRDFSVDVTLDHATANAQGGTGDSSFATHKHAVSGKKAMTVHLGLKEGEQVLLIRRQGGQKYIVLDRIR comes from the coding sequence ATGCCTAATTTAATTGAGATTATTAAGCAAGCATCTGTAGAAGCAATAGAAGCATCGAATCCAACAGCTTTTGTATATGGGACGGTCGTCAGTGCGTCTCCGCTTAAGATAAACTTAGAACAGCGCCTAACACTCGATGCTTCACATTTGATTTTAACGACGCTTGTGCGTGATTTTTCGGTAGACGTTACCTTGGATCATGCGACGGCAAATGCACAAGGAGGGACGGGCGATAGCTCCTTTGCAACGCATAAGCATGCTGTCTCTGGGAAAAAAGCGATGACGGTTCATCTGGGATTAAAAGAAGGGGAACAAGTTTTACTCATACGTCGTCAAGGTGGACAAAAATATATTGTATTGGATCGGATAAGGTAG
- a CDS encoding baseplate J/gp47 family protein — MYEEITYEHILQRMLDKVPMDVDKREGAIIYNALAPAAVELQNMYIELDVILNEAFADTQSRPYLIKRAAERGIIPSEATKAVVKGVFNIDIPINSRFSLGDYNYKVMEQITSGQFKLECETSGELGNQIGTLLPISYIAGLTHAQVTEILIPGEEAEATENLRQRYFSSLESQSYGGNVADYKEKTMALAGIGGVKVYPVWDGGGSVKLVIMDSTYAVPSSALIEATQSAVDPIVNQGQGKGFAPIGHVVTVMGVTGTAVDIATTITYQEGWSWEDIQPYVTAAIDEYFHALASDWDTSDNLIVRISQIETRLLNLTGILDIANTTINTLAQNLVIDQDSIPVRGDVSG, encoded by the coding sequence ATGTATGAAGAGATAACCTACGAACATATTTTGCAAAGGATGTTAGATAAAGTTCCTATGGACGTAGATAAAAGGGAAGGTGCCATTATTTATAATGCGTTGGCACCGGCGGCAGTGGAACTGCAAAACATGTATATTGAGTTAGATGTAATCTTGAATGAAGCGTTTGCAGATACACAGAGCAGACCTTACCTTATAAAGCGGGCAGCAGAACGTGGAATTATTCCAAGCGAAGCGACAAAGGCGGTTGTTAAAGGTGTGTTTAACATAGATATACCGATAAATTCAAGGTTCTCACTCGGTGATTATAATTATAAGGTGATGGAACAAATTACAAGTGGACAATTCAAGCTTGAGTGTGAGACAAGCGGCGAGCTTGGGAATCAAATAGGGACATTGCTACCGATTTCCTATATTGCAGGTTTAACACATGCACAAGTAACGGAGATATTAATTCCGGGTGAAGAGGCAGAGGCAACGGAAAATTTAAGGCAAAGATATTTTTCTTCTTTGGAATCCCAGTCCTATGGAGGAAATGTGGCGGATTACAAAGAAAAAACGATGGCACTTGCAGGAATAGGTGGAGTGAAGGTTTATCCGGTATGGGATGGTGGAGGCAGCGTTAAACTGGTGATTATGGACTCGACATATGCCGTTCCAAGTTCCGCGCTTATTGAGGCGACCCAATCTGCAGTTGATCCGATAGTCAATCAAGGACAAGGAAAAGGTTTTGCTCCAATAGGGCATGTCGTCACTGTTATGGGAGTAACAGGCACAGCCGTAGATATTGCAACGACCATCACCTATCAAGAAGGCTGGTCGTGGGAAGATATTCAACCGTATGTAACAGCTGCTATCGATGAATATTTTCATGCTTTGGCTTCTGATTGGGATACAAGCGACAATCTGATTGTTAGAATTAGTCAGATTGAGACGCGCTTACTCAATCTTACAGGCATCCTAGACATAGCCAATACAACCATCAATACATTAGCTCAAAACTTGGTGATTGATCAAGATAGTATTCCGGTGAGGGGGGATGTAAGTGGATAA
- a CDS encoding GIY-YIG nuclease family protein, producing the protein MKKQWYLETWFIALVFAFSALVVPFILGWILVYLQHKKNQKISERLTTIATSHNELQAKYKKLSKTHEDLQISSVIEAQEALNAILTETENVRNQFNISKMDYEQSTEELAKVTKKLVSAKRALKKSKEIHKSISYAIKKYINQDVQHFDVVIPASDLMEAERLAPGVSMHLHSMDIKELRKAFNENKRLIEKTLADYESRYTTKANKSIYSLMVISLKAELQNVLSNLKYGKLDDSIDLIKSITEKYQVIAAEGNQNIAGTISKFIGEIEYFFINAVKIEYNYYVKKQQAKEEQAAIRQQMKEEAAERRELKKQKERIEQEEAKYNNELSSLKSQMENADDAAAELLKSRILELEAQLSDVLIKKEEVSTLQNGKAGNVYIISNLGSFGDNIFKVGMTRRINPEERVNELGSASVPFKFDIHSFIFSNDAVGLENKLHEKLHKKRVNKANLRKEFFQVSIDELEELVLEEDPTAEFIKTMAAEEYYQSLSTTEEDESDYVESDDDDDDYDDTMDYDEYDVEDDVEDVVYA; encoded by the coding sequence ATGAAAAAACAATGGTATCTTGAAACTTGGTTTATCGCACTCGTCTTCGCATTTAGTGCATTGGTCGTTCCTTTTATCTTGGGTTGGATCTTAGTCTATTTACAACACAAAAAAAACCAGAAGATAAGCGAGAGATTAACAACAATTGCCACTTCGCACAATGAATTGCAAGCGAAGTACAAAAAATTAAGTAAGACGCATGAGGATCTTCAAATTTCTTCTGTTATTGAAGCTCAAGAAGCACTCAATGCAATTTTAACTGAAACAGAGAATGTTCGTAATCAATTTAATATATCTAAGATGGATTATGAGCAAAGCACCGAGGAACTCGCAAAGGTGACCAAAAAATTAGTTTCTGCAAAACGTGCTTTGAAAAAATCTAAAGAAATCCATAAATCAATAAGTTATGCCATCAAAAAATATATAAATCAAGATGTACAACATTTTGATGTCGTTATTCCAGCATCAGATCTTATGGAAGCTGAACGATTGGCCCCTGGTGTTAGTATGCATCTTCATTCAATGGATATTAAGGAATTGCGAAAAGCATTTAATGAGAATAAGCGTTTAATCGAAAAAACACTTGCGGATTATGAGTCCAGATATACAACTAAGGCAAACAAGTCCATTTATTCGCTTATGGTCATTTCATTAAAAGCTGAACTGCAAAATGTACTTTCAAATTTGAAATATGGAAAGCTTGATGACTCTATTGATTTGATTAAGAGCATTACAGAAAAATATCAAGTTATTGCTGCTGAGGGTAATCAAAATATTGCCGGCACAATATCAAAGTTTATTGGTGAAATTGAATACTTCTTTATAAATGCTGTTAAGATTGAATACAATTATTATGTCAAGAAACAACAAGCCAAAGAAGAGCAAGCTGCCATTCGCCAACAGATGAAAGAAGAAGCAGCTGAACGTCGTGAACTTAAGAAACAAAAAGAACGCATTGAACAAGAAGAAGCCAAATATAACAACGAGTTATCTTCTTTAAAATCCCAAATGGAAAATGCGGATGATGCCGCTGCTGAATTATTAAAGTCCAGAATCTTAGAATTAGAAGCTCAATTATCTGATGTCCTTATCAAAAAAGAAGAAGTTTCCACACTACAGAACGGGAAAGCAGGAAACGTTTATATAATAAGTAACCTAGGATCATTTGGTGATAATATATTCAAAGTTGGAATGACCCGAAGAATTAATCCTGAGGAACGTGTCAACGAATTAGGTAGCGCTTCTGTTCCTTTCAAATTTGATATACATAGCTTCATCTTTTCCAATGATGCAGTTGGACTCGAAAATAAACTGCATGAGAAGCTTCATAAAAAAAGAGTAAACAAAGCAAACTTACGCAAAGAGTTTTTCCAAGTTTCCATCGATGAGTTGGAAGAACTTGTATTAGAAGAAGATCCTACTGCTGAGTTTATTAAGACAATGGCCGCCGAAGAATATTATCAGTCATTATCCACTACTGAAGAAGATGAATCTGATTATGTCGAGTCAGATGATGACGACGATGATTACGATGATACAATGGATTACGATGAATATGATGTTGAAGATGATGTAGAAGATGTAGTTTATGCTTAA
- a CDS encoding DUF2634 domain-containing protein, which yields MVVIPKINEELPSDFIYEELPTKTFKLNGARQVIVGQADELEAMQQAIYLILNIERYENLIYSWNYGIELHDLYGKSVEYVLATLEWRIAEALLQDTRITEVTNFDFKTHGNKIHVTFTATTVFGDIEAEKVVKI from the coding sequence ATGGTTGTGATTCCAAAAATAAACGAAGAACTTCCTAGTGATTTTATATATGAAGAGCTTCCAACAAAAACATTTAAACTCAATGGCGCGCGCCAGGTTATTGTTGGACAAGCAGATGAGCTTGAAGCAATGCAACAAGCCATATACTTAATACTTAACATTGAACGCTATGAGAATCTCATCTATTCATGGAACTATGGAATAGAGCTACATGACTTGTATGGGAAAAGTGTGGAGTATGTTCTTGCGACGCTTGAATGGCGGATTGCAGAAGCGCTGCTACAAGATACAAGAATTACAGAGGTAACAAACTTTGATTTTAAGACACATGGAAACAAGATACATGTCACCTTTACTGCGACAACAGTATTTGGTGATATAGAAGCAGAAAAGGTGGTGAAGATATAA
- a CDS encoding hydrolase, whose translation MIELEIQTKTLKYFPVVEGTIQWVTERKGQPAKLTFSVVKDEIINFQEGDMVNFVVDGYNVFKGFVFTKNRDKNGIIKVTAYDQLRYLKNKFTYAYENKTASEVIQTLCKYFGINTGQIEETPWVIARKIEQDKSLIDMMLNALDLTLQNSKKLYILFDQFGELTLRDAEAMKCDLLIDQQRAENFQYQSSIDNETYNLVVLRNKDNGKKIIASDNNNIEKWGLLQYFDQFDTDDVNVQSKADALLKLYNQKRRSLKISKAFGDPRVRAGYHVPIDVHLGDIVAKNYMLVERATHSFSQDVHTMDLTLSGGGIHA comes from the coding sequence ATGATTGAACTCGAAATTCAAACAAAAACCCTAAAATATTTTCCTGTAGTAGAAGGGACAATTCAATGGGTGACTGAGAGGAAGGGACAACCGGCAAAACTCACATTTTCGGTGGTTAAAGATGAGATTATCAACTTTCAGGAAGGGGACATGGTTAACTTTGTTGTCGATGGCTACAATGTTTTTAAAGGATTTGTATTTACAAAAAACCGAGATAAAAACGGTATCATTAAAGTGACAGCTTATGACCAACTTAGATATCTGAAAAATAAGTTTACGTATGCATACGAAAATAAAACAGCAAGTGAAGTCATTCAAACCTTATGTAAATACTTTGGCATAAATACAGGACAAATCGAAGAGACACCGTGGGTTATCGCACGCAAAATAGAGCAAGATAAGTCGTTGATTGATATGATGTTAAATGCCTTAGATTTAACCCTTCAAAACAGTAAAAAGCTATATATACTTTTTGATCAGTTTGGCGAACTTACATTGCGAGATGCCGAGGCGATGAAGTGTGACCTATTAATCGATCAGCAAAGGGCTGAAAATTTTCAGTACCAATCATCGATTGATAATGAGACGTATAACCTAGTTGTATTGCGTAATAAAGATAACGGAAAAAAAATTATCGCTTCAGATAATAACAATATTGAAAAATGGGGGCTGTTACAATACTTTGATCAATTTGACACAGATGATGTGAATGTGCAGTCAAAAGCAGATGCACTTTTGAAGTTATATAATCAAAAGAGACGCTCACTTAAGATAAGTAAAGCCTTTGGTGACCCAAGAGTACGAGCTGGATATCATGTACCTATAGATGTCCATCTAGGTGATATCGTGGCAAAAAACTACATGCTGGTTGAACGAGCGACCCATTCCTTTAGCCAAGATGTGCACACGATGGATTTGACATTAAGTGGAGGTGGTATTCATGCCTAA
- a CDS encoding phage portal protein has product MGNLAGFLAQNAKKIENIQYVVSKRFTDEEGTPIPWEIRCITSTEDEALRKSCTKRVQVPGKRGQFTQETDYNLYLGKLAATCTVHPNLDDMELQNSYNAMGADLVLKNMLSPGEYSDYLIKIQEVNGFEVSFEEKVEEAKN; this is encoded by the coding sequence ATGGGAAATTTAGCAGGTTTTTTGGCACAAAATGCAAAGAAAATAGAAAACATACAATATGTAGTTTCAAAACGTTTTACAGATGAAGAGGGAACGCCAATTCCATGGGAAATTCGATGTATTACATCAACAGAGGATGAAGCATTGAGAAAGTCATGTACAAAGCGTGTTCAGGTTCCGGGCAAACGCGGGCAATTTACTCAAGAGACGGACTACAATCTATATCTTGGGAAGTTGGCAGCAACATGTACAGTGCATCCAAACCTTGATGATATGGAACTTCAAAACTCATATAATGCAATGGGGGCAGACCTTGTCTTAAAGAATATGCTTTCACCTGGAGAATATTCAGACTATTTAATCAAAATCCAAGAAGTCAACGGATTTGAGGTGAGTTTTGAGGAAAAAGTAGAAGAAGCAAAAAACTAA